The Brassica oleracea var. oleracea cultivar TO1000 chromosome C7, BOL, whole genome shotgun sequence sequence TCAATAAGAAATCAGATTTGCAAAAAAAAATTAAAGACTACCAATGGCGTTATACTTGTCTCTGTTTCTTGTCAAGGTTTGGTTTGCTTTTCGTTTTTATTCTTCCATTTTTTTTCGTTTTTATTCTTCCATTTATAACCTATCGTACACGTTTAAACATTTTCTTGTTTGGTTACAATCTTCTAAGAATCTGAGACTAAACCGTAAATCTTCTTGTGTAAATGATCAGGCATTGTACTTAGCAGACACTTCCCCGGCCAAGAAACTGAAACCAAAAGCAATGGAAAAATGGCTGTTGTGACGTCGGAAAAAGGGGTCGTGACGGCTGATCACGAGACATGTTCCGAGATCGGAGCTGACGTGCTAAGAAGACTCGGCGGCACCGCCGTGGATGCAGCAGTGGCTGTCGCGTTTAGCTTAGGTGTGTAATCCATCGTCGAGTGGAATCGGCGGTGGATCCTTAATGGTTGTGGGTTCATCAGCCAGCTCGGTAGCCACGGCTTATGATATGAGAGAAACCGCTCCATTGGCTGCTTCACAAGTTCTTAATAAAAACATTTTACATCTTTCATTACATTTTATTTACTACTCTTTCACTTTCTTCAAAAGTGCCATTTTAACATTTTTCACACGAATGTATTTATGTTTTATTAATTATACATATTTAGCTAATAATGTTAGAGATAAATAAAATTACATATAAGATTAATTCAGTTACAGTTACTATTAATATTAAGTTTAAAAAGTATACCTTGCATAGAAATTTTAAAATGATATTAATTATGTGATAAGAAAAAAATGTCAAAATAACATTTTTATGAAACAGAGGGATTAAATTACAACAAACTTCCTACTATGTAATGCAATAACATGAGCAGTGGATATCTCACCATCAATAGTAAACAAGTAAGAAAAAGAGTGTAAAAACAAGAATATATTCTTGTATGAAACTTTCTAATAAATTTTGAGAGATTAGAGTACAACATGTTTGTCCAAAAAAAAAAAGAGTACAACATGTTTATTTTTAAGTGGTACAACTATTTTTAAGATTAAAATTTTATTATAATTATAGTACTTCTAAATACTAATATATTAATGGATACAAACCCATTTTGAAAAACCCATGAGTAATGATGCTCTAACAATCTATAACCAAACTTTGTAATTGTTAAATTGTAATAGGATATGTTTGAGAACAGAGAAGCCGAGAGAATAGTAGGACCATTGTCAATAGCAGTTCCTGGAGAAATAGCCGGACTTTATAAAGCATGGGAGACACACGGTCGTGTCCCATGGAAACTACTTGTCGAACCATCTATCAAGCTGGCGCGAGACGGTTTCCAGGTTGGTTCGCATCTCGACTTCGCCTTGTCCAAGAACGAGGCTATGATCAAGAATGACAATGGTCTGAAGAGTGTTTTTACTAAAGAGGGAGAATTGTTGAAGAAAGGGGATATATGTTACAACACAAAACTAGCTGATACCTTAGAATCAGTTGCTGAGAAAGGGATGAAGGCGTTTTACGAAGAGGATGTGGCGGAGAAGCTTGTGAACGATGTGAGGGAGGCTGGAGGGATCATAACAATGGATGATTTGGAGAGTTATGAAGTTTAGGTGAGTGATGCGATGGTTGTTGATGATGTTATGTGGTATAAAATACGTGGCATGTGGCCTCCGGCTTGTGGAACTACTGGTTTTGCAATGGTGAGGAGGATGATGACTTCTTTTTCGATATTGGTTATATATAACTATGTGAAAGTGTTAATAGCTTTCATGTTTTGATGTTGAAATAAACAGATAATGAATGTACTAGAGAGGTACATGAAAGTCAAGGTTACTGATGAGAATCTTGGTTTGCATCGACTTATAGAAGTCATGAAACATATGCTTGCAGCTAGAATGGATCTTGGAGATCCTGCGTTTGTTGATGGCATTGCTAATGTTGTGGCAATTTGCTCTCAAAGTCTTATGCCGAAACAATACAGAACAAAATATCGGACAACACGACGTTCCCACCAGAAAATTACCTCAATACGTAAGTGGTTGATGTAACCAAAGTTGGCTTTATGAGAATCTTTTTATAGATTTATGTATTGTTTGTTGTGATAGATATAATCAGCTTGAGGACCAAGGGACGACTCACTTTTGTGTGGTGGATAAAGATAGAAATGCGGTGTCGATGACAACAACTGTGAACTATGCGTTCGGGTCAGGGTTTATGTCGCCTTCAACAGGTATTATACTTAACGGCCAGATGGAGGATTTTGCTGTATCAACCCTGGTCTCTTCTTATAGCCTCCCTCCAGCACCCACGAACTACATTTCCCCAAAGAAGAGGGCTTTGTCTTCTATGATGCCATTGATAATTACAAAGGTAACTTCATGAACAAAAAAAAATCAAGAAAATCCATTCCTTTGTTTTGTCTCAATCAATACAAAACCAAGACAAGGGACAGCCAAATCAAAGGATTCTTGGTAGGGGTGGGCGTTCGGGTATCCGTTCGGGTTCGGGTCGGGTATTTCGGTATAAAGGTATAGAATCCGTTCGGGTATTTCTGTATTTCAGGTCAGGTTTGGCTATTTTTACTTCGGGTTCGGTTATTTCGGATCGGGTTCGGATATTTAAATTTTGAAAAAAAAATTTACATTTTTCATTTCTCAAATTTCTTGTATTTAAAAATATAACTTCCACTTAACTAATTTTTTATTTTTAATAGATTGAATGGTTAATAGATATAGACATAACATTTTGAAACTAAAAAAAACATTAATTTAGTTATTGTTTTTAAATTTTGGATGTAACTTGTTATTAATTTTTGAAATTAAATGTTTGACATCCATTTTAATTGAGTAGCAAATCATTTTCTCCTCAATTCTATGTATATCATATGAACTTAAAGTATGTGTAGTATCAATACAAATATTTTATATAAAATGAGAGATGTAAACTAGAAATATATGGTTAATTATACATATGTTCGGTTATCTTCGGATATCCATTCGGGTTCGGATATTATCCGTTCGGGTTCGGATATCCAATCTCTCCTAATTCAATACCCGTTCGGATATTTTACTACTTCGGTTCGGATTTCGGTTCGGGTTTTTTGGATCGGGTTCGGGTGCGGCTTCGGATATCGGGTAAAGTTCCCACCCCTAATCCTTGGTAAGCTAACAATATTGATTGTTTTTTCTGGTAGGACAATGACCTGGTCGGAGTAATTGGTGCGAGCGGTGGGCCTTATATATTTCCTGCGGTGATCCAAGTGTTCCTCAATCACTTTATCTTCAAGATGAGTCCTCTAGAGGCTGTTCAGAGACCAAGAGTTTACCCTAAGGTAATGCATCAAAGACAACACACATTTAATGGGGAGGATTTTTTATCTAATAATTTTTTTTTAAATTTTTGCGGTTGAAACCAAACACGGTGTTATATGAGGACATGACAGTGTACAATGGAGATCATATTAAGCTTACAGAAGAGACTCGAGAGTTCTTGAAGGCGATAATGAGCTTACAAAGTGTAAGTTTAGGGTTACTTCGAATACAAGATATATATAGTAGCATCTCCCATCTAAAACCCTAGACTATACGGACTCATGGGCCTAAGCTCACGATCAGATGTAACATCCATAATAACTTGATGCAACGCTCTTGATGCAACTGAGTCGGTATGATGTATGTGATGTAACATCCATCGCTTAGATGTAACATCCAGATTCAAGGCATATCAACAAATCTCCATCTTGATTTGAATCCTCCCAATAACAGAAGTACCAGATGCACCTTCAAGTGTCAGATGCACCAGATGCACCTTCAAGTGTCAGATGTACCAGATGCGTTTCTCTGTGCCAGATGTACCAGATGCGCCATCAGCGCCAGATGTACAAGATGCACTATTAACGCCAAATGTACCAGAAGCGTTCTTCAACGCCAAATGTACCATCGCTCTCTTTGTCTCAGATGTCCCTTCGGACCAGATGTGTTGCTATGATGAACCAGACGCCCTTTAACGGCCAGATGCTCAACTAGAGCCAGACTCTCGTCATCATTCGGATATCCCAACAGACCAGATGTCCCAACGGACCAGATGTCCCAACGGACCAGACGCCCCAACGGGCCAGATGTCCCAACGGGACGCCCCAACGGGCCGGATGTCCCAACGGACCGGATGTCCCAACGGACCAGATATCCTTGCAGACCAAATGTCCTTGCAGACCAGATGCCCCAACGGGCCAGATGTCCTTGCGGACCAGATGCCCCGACGGGCATGATGCCCCAACGGGCTAAACCATATACGTGGTAAGATGAACATTTGCAGTGCACAGAATACTGATAAGTTCATATGAAGACATCACGAACCTTGTCAACACCTCATTGATGTAGGCCTTCTGTGACAAGAACAACTCCTTCTCCCTATCTCTGAAGACTTCATCCCTAAAATCTTCATTGCTGCACCCAAATCCTTCATCTCAACTTCAAAACCCAGAAGCTCCAGCTTCTCGATGTCACACTTCTCTTCAGCTAACAACATGTCATCCACGTAGAGTACCAAACAGATGAACGTCGCATCCTTCAACTTACTCATGCAGACACACCAATCATAAGGACTTCTGATGTAGCCCAACTTGATTATATAGCTGTCGAGTCTTTTGTACCATCCTCTGAGAGATTGCTTAAATCCACAAAGTGACTTCTGAAGCGTACACACATAGTCATCCTTTTCAGGAACTCGACAACCATCTGGCTGAGTCATGTATATCTCCTCTAGCTCTCCATGAAGATACACTGTCTTCACATCAAATTGCTCAAGCTCCAAATTTGTAAAACAATTTTTTTTTTTTAAAACATCTATCTTTTTGAAATGAGTGGAGTAGTTTTAAAAGGAGAAAATTACGAACATAAAAATTAAGACTCGTGAATATCATTGACTAAGATCGAGTTGTTAGCGTTGACAGAGCTACGTAAAAAAGCTGTCCACATATTTTTTTGTCGGCAGAAACGTGTTTTTTTTTTTGTTAAGTATGTGAATCTCATTACCAAAATAATGAATCATGGATATACAATTGGTTACGAAATAATCAAAACCATGTGAATCTAAGCAGCTAATTAAAGCATGGATCTGTGAAAGCCCCAAAAAAAGCTAAAAATGACATTCACCGATAATGAAGGTTCAACTAAGCCTGTAAGGATTAGTCAAAGCCTAACTTAAACTACTTCCTAAACATCAGTACAGTTCCAGTAGACCGATTGCAGAACTTGCATCCGGAGCCTGAAGCAAGAGCGACAATCGTTGGAGAAAATCAGCCGGAGAATAATCTTAGGACCCGAAGATTATCCCGAAGGCGACCCGAAAGGACAACATGCGAAGCGGGGTTGACAAAGTCCGGGTCCGGCCATCACCGGAGGAGTCCACTCTAGACGCCGAAGCAACTCCAGAGATCACCATTGCTGCAACCTGTAATCCCTCAACCGAAGAGAAGACGCCAGCAGTTAAAGAACAGAGCAAACGCAAGCGGAAGGAAGCGGCGGTTTTATGGCTCTTGACACCGGTCCCTTCCCCAGAGCTGAGAACTCAAAAGATTTCCAGCATCTGAACAAGGATGAGGCAGGGCACATCTACGGTGACACTTCTTCTGGAACAGAGGAGCTGATGGCAAATCAACTCCGATCAACAGGCAACTGGGACAGCCGTCATGCTCAATGTTGTAGGAAGAAGACCAAATAGAAGTCCCCAGCGACTGTCTCTGAGTGCCTTTTCATCACAGATCTGAGATCTAGATGGGGAAGTTCTAACGGAATGAACGAATAGGAGGAAGATGGAGAGTGGAGGAGGAAAGCAAAGCTTGAGTAGCTACTGCAGCGACGAACAACGACTCCAACGTTCCACCGCGATTTAAATCTGACCCAGATTCAACGAAACCCTAGCACCGTGAGCTAGGAAAATGTGTAAAATTGTATCTCGGATCTGACAAATTACCTCTAATGTTCAAGTCCTCAAAAGTATTTGATTCTGTTGCTGTGAATAAATGCGAATCAAACTTGAAAAAAGCAAAGAACAAAACATATTGAAATAAATACATGTTTCAGGCTTTGTATATTATTATGTGAATGAATAACTATATCTTTAAACTCATATTCATATCAGCGTCAAAATCTGATTTTTTTATTTTTTAGGAATACATATTTTCTAAAAAATAAATCATACCATACCGGGACTGCGTGATTCTGCACCTCTTAGATGTCAATCTTGATAGCGAGTTTATCTTCTTTACGTTTATAACGCGCATTCAGACTATGTGGGTCCATCGAATGCTGGATTTTTACTAGGTACACTGAGATTTAAGACACATCTAGATGTAACAATTCTTAGTTTAAGTCACATTTATTCACTGGAGATACGCATGGTGATATTAAAAGACTAGGTGATGCACGATATAACAAAGTCATTGCTATATATTATAAAAAAGAACTGCATAACTAACAATAACATGCAACCAGTAACCAACAATCTCTCTCTCTCTCTCTCTCCTTCTCTCTCTCTCTCTCTAGTATATTTTGCTGTCCAAAAGAAATAAAAATGACGAATAGTGGGGGAATCAATTAAGACTAATTAACATCACAATTTCGAGATAGCAGCTGGTACGTACCAAACTTAAATTATAAATATTTGTTTTTTTTTTAAATCATAAATAATTGTATGATGTTTTCACATGAAATAACGTTTGTAATAATATTTTTCTTTTCTTCATGCCTCAAAAATTGTATCAAACAGTGTTTTAAATAATGAATGCATCATCGGCCGATTGCGTCAACGTTTTCAAAGTCTGTTCCCACCCTTGCATTACGATGATTGTATATATAAGTAATGAGAAACACATGACTGATGCAGAAAAGCTTAGTTATATATATTAACTAACTATACAATATAATAGTTACGTAAACGACGTGCAGTTTCATGCAACATTAACACATTTTAGGGCTATAGTACATCATCTAATCTCAGTCTCTCTCTCTCTTTCTCTCTCTCTCTCCATCCAGCTATAAAAATCTCATCTCTCCGATTATATCTCCACATTTCCAAATACTTTTGAATCGATACTTGACTCATTAGTAAAAGAAGTATACACAAAATGGGTCGGGGTACAATGCGAGATCCATTTTTGGACATCGAAAAGTCGGACACGACGATTTCTGAAGTCAATGAAAACAGGCCAAGAAGAAATCAGATTGCAATTGCCTTGTGTTTGTCTCTCTTTCTTGTCGGAGGCGCAGGTATTGCCTTCTTTTGCTTTCTCTGTAACTCACAGTCTTAGACTATGCTTTTAGCTAAATCGAACTTTTGTTTAGTTTGTGTATTTGACTATTTTCTATTTATGAAAATATAGATAAGGTTTTTGTTTCCTTTTGGATTCAATTTATAGTTCTAAACATATACCATTTTCAATAATAACGAAATTTTTAGTTAGTTGGTTTATAGTCTTGTAGGTTTTATTCAGTTCCTACATTTTTGTCACAATATATTTTTTTAGATAAATGAAGTCCATAATACAAATGAATTACAAGAAGTGCAATAATATGAAATATATTTCTTGTATAATTATCAGGTTTTACGTGGACCAGCTATTTTACTGGCGAAGAAACAGAAACCAAAAGCAATGACAAAGACTTCGTTGTGACGTCGAAAACCGGCGTCGTGGCGGCCGACCACGAGACATGTTCAGACATTGGCGCGGACGTGCTAAGACGACTCGACGGCTCCGCCGTAGACGCCGCAGTGGCCGTAGCATTTTGCTTAGGTGTCGTGAATCCTACGTCTAGTGGAATCGGTGGTGGAGCCTTCATGGTCGTCGGCTCTGCATCCGGTTCGGCGATAGCTTATGACATGCGAGAAACCGCTTCTTCCACTGCATACAAGGTTCTTCTCATCACTAACAAAGTTACATGTTCTATTTTTTCTATCTTTTGTTCGTCTTTTTAAGTATGTATATATTTACGTTCTTTCAAGTTACATCACTAACCTGAAAGAAATTTGTTACGTACAAAAATTATAGAAAATATTATAAGTAATAAAAATAAGGCTATTATTGACAAAATAAACTAATAAACAGTTGCTAAAAAGTTCCATATATCGCAAATAACTATGTTTAAAAAGTAGTTATAAACTTAATTTTTAATAGTTATTTTTTTTCTTTTGTTATCAACAATTCACATATGCATACGACTTATTAGGTTTCAACTTTAAACCACTAGATTGAAATTTCCGATGAATGAATAAAATTCTTTCAATGCGACTAATTTGAAAATTCTTTTGTTTATGATAGCAGAATTTTTGTAGTACGCGAAAACTTTGTAATTTTTGTTTATAAATTGTAAAACTCCTTAATAGGAAATGTTCGAGGGCAAAGTGGACAAGCAACAAAAAGGACCATTGTCTGTAGCAGTTCCAGGAGAGGTTGCCGGTCTTTACCAAGCGTGGACGAACAACGGCCGCCGTGTCCAGTGGAAACAGCTGGTCGAGCCGTCTATTAAACTTGCTCGAGACGGTTTCGTGGTTGGTCCGCATCTCGCCTTCGCGTTATCCACCAACGAGGAAAAGATCAGGAATGATACTGGTTTAAAGAGTGTTTTCGTTATCGGAGACAAACTGTTGACGAAAGGTGATACATGTAAGAACATCGAACTCGCTGAGACCTTGAAAAAAGTGGCGCAGAACGGGATGAAAGCGTTTTACCAAGATGATGTAGCGAAAAATCTTGTAAATGATCTGATGAAGGCTGGAGGGAACATGACGTTGGAAGATTTGAGGAACTATAAAGTTAACGTGACGGTTGCAATGGTTGTAAATGATGTTATGGGGTTTAAACTACAAGGACTGTGGCCTCCGTCTAGTGGAACGCCCGGTTTTGCAATGGTGAGAATGATGACTCATTTTTCGATATATAAATGGTGTTCAATGTGAATAACATATTTCATGTTTTGATGTTGGAAACAAACAGGTTATGAATATATTGGAGCAATACAAATATATAGATGGTATTGATAAGAATCTTTTTCTGCATCGAGTTATAGAAGCCATAAAGTTTATGCTTGCAGCTCGAATGGATCTTGGAGATCCTGCGTTTGTTGAGGGGATATCTGAAGTTGTGAAAAATATGACCTCTAAGAGTTGGGCCCAAAAGATTCAGGAAAAGATATCCGATGACAAGACTTACCCACCAGATTATTACCGCAGCAAGTAAGTGACTGATTTAACTATGTGGATTGACAGAGCCTGCTTATGTACTAACTTGTGTTATAAACAGATACAAACAGCTCAAGGATGAAGGGACGAGCCACTTCTGTGTAGTGGATAAAGATAGAAACGTTGTGTCGATGACAACAACTGTGAATCACGCGTTCGGGTCAGGGTTTATGTCGACTTCTACCGGTATTATACTCAACAACCAGATGGCTGATTTCTCGGTAACATCCGAGGAATCTGCACCGCCCGCGAATTACATCGAGGCAAACAAGAGGCCTTTGTCTTCCATGATGCCTTTAATCATCACAAAGGTAATTTATACATGCGAAATCAAGAACAGAAGTTCGTTTTCTTCGTTTTTGTCAAGCAAAACATAACTGTCAAAACTAGTGTCTCAATCAAATAGAAGAGTTTAGGTTCTTTACAGTCTCAGTGAACAAAAAGAATGAGATATACTTGTCTTAACAAACAATACAGAGTAATAACAGAGGAATATAATTGCTTAATTGCTTTTTTTTTCCTGGTAGGACAATGAGCTAGTCGGAGTTATTGGAGCGAGCGGCGGAATCTATATAATTCCGGCGGTAATCCAAGTGTTCCTCAATCACTTTGTCTTGAATATGAGTCCTCTAGAGGCTGTGAAGAGTCCAAGAGTGTATCACAAGGTACGTGCATCAATGGCAAACAGACAATTTTTCAACAAGTTTTGAATCATCAAATTGATCTTTTGGTTTTGTACAGTTGGAACCAAACCAAGTGTTATACGAAAACTGGACAGTGTACAATCAAGATCACATTTTGCTTAACAAAGAGACTCGAGACTTCTT is a genomic window containing:
- the LOC106303425 gene encoding gamma-glutamyltranspeptidase 3-like — its product is MRDPFLDIEKSDTTISEVNENRPRRNQIAIALCLSLFLVGGAGFTWTSYFTGEETETKSNDKDFVVTSKTGVVAADHETCSDIGADVLRRLDGSAVDAAVAVAFCLGVVNPTSSGIGGGAFMVVGSASGSAIAYDMRETASSTAYKEMFEGKVDKQQKGPLSVAVPGEVAGLYQAWTNNGRRVQWKQLVEPSIKLARDGFVVGPHLAFALSTNEEKIRNDTGLKSVFVIGDKLLTKGDTCKNIELAETLKKVAQNGMKAFYQDDVAKNLVNDLMKAGGNMTLEDLRNYKVNVTVAMVVNDVMGFKLQGLWPPSSGTPGFAMVMNILEQYKYIDGIDKNLFLHRVIEAIKFMLAARMDLGDPAFVEGISEVVKNMTSKSWAQKIQEKISDDKTYPPDYYRSKYKQLKDEGTSHFCVVDKDRNVVSMTTTVNHAFGSGFMSTSTGIILNNQMADFSVTSEESAPPANYIEANKRPLSSMMPLIITKDNELVGVIGASGGIYIIPAVIQVFLNHFVLNMSPLEAVKSPRVYHKLEPNQVLYENWTVYNQDHILLNKETRDFLKTKKHELVSTSMGATVQFVVQDRQVLTAVSDLRKDGKPAAADAAPTLAPAPSPMF